Proteins encoded in a region of the Candidatus Aquicultor sp. genome:
- a CDS encoding AAA family ATPase, with the protein MKLKYVNIANFRSIKDIRFEFPQSGILILVGANNAGKSNIIRAINNVLGSDWFSSEKLEDHDFYNRCKTNEIKISLTFDTGAVAGFKWWTNQGDYKGFKRLGVGQDTFMSNEFKEKCPCTYLGADRSFDRHTSFYDWTLIGKIRKAFHNRAAPLQSQLQEKYNELASVFDQVDGFTDFKDDFARYFQEMQADTPARLSIDFKPFTPSNYFKTMHILATDPNQSDEPLDLSELGEGSRNMVLLALLRSYTVNFRNTPDEISGILALEEPEIYLHPQARRHLYKILRDIANNGIQVIISTHSSSFVDTEFFDSIGQVIKVQDDEEPNKMHTSLVLVSKSMLVAQCRNTGVPANKVCEANITEFYKTTSNHRLNESFFAKFLILVEGETEELTLPELLVAECIDCDLQGISIIAVKGKNQIPKYWRLFSQYKTPIMVVFDNDDDGTDANGQMRAKRKSNLNLQSCFGLELDEIIENIDIYKTISCRSEPNTPLLILENDFETALRKDFTRTFPGETALLDDWEAQAKDLIKPVGNQNKGQIARFIARKMHETHPAYCPSFVREIASIVKTQLFMDTETESEPDIEEVPF; encoded by the coding sequence ATGAAACTTAAGTATGTTAATATTGCCAATTTTCGTTCTATCAAAGACATAAGATTTGAATTCCCTCAGTCTGGAATTTTAATTCTAGTAGGCGCAAACAATGCCGGTAAGTCAAACATTATTCGGGCCATTAACAATGTTCTTGGTAGCGATTGGTTTAGCAGTGAGAAGTTAGAAGACCATGATTTCTACAACCGGTGCAAAACAAATGAAATTAAAATTTCCCTAACTTTCGATACTGGGGCAGTAGCTGGCTTTAAATGGTGGACTAATCAGGGCGACTATAAGGGGTTCAAGAGGCTTGGTGTCGGTCAGGATACCTTTATGTCAAACGAGTTCAAAGAGAAATGTCCGTGTACTTATCTTGGTGCTGATAGATCTTTCGATAGACATACATCATTTTATGATTGGACACTTATCGGGAAAATTAGAAAGGCTTTTCATAATCGTGCAGCTCCACTACAAAGCCAACTTCAAGAAAAATACAATGAGCTTGCTAGCGTCTTTGATCAAGTAGATGGGTTCACAGACTTTAAGGACGATTTTGCTAGGTATTTTCAGGAAATGCAGGCCGATACACCTGCTAGATTGTCCATAGATTTTAAGCCGTTCACTCCATCTAACTACTTTAAAACCATGCACATACTCGCTACGGACCCTAACCAAAGTGATGAGCCGCTAGATCTTTCCGAACTTGGTGAAGGAAGTAGAAATATGGTTCTTTTAGCCTTGTTGCGAAGTTATACGGTTAACTTCCGAAATACCCCTGATGAGATAAGCGGGATTCTTGCCTTAGAAGAGCCTGAAATATATCTTCACCCGCAAGCCAGAAGACATCTCTATAAGATTCTTCGAGATATCGCTAATAATGGAATTCAAGTGATTATTTCAACGCATTCTAGCTCTTTCGTTGATACAGAATTTTTCGATTCAATTGGCCAAGTTATTAAAGTGCAAGACGATGAAGAGCCAAACAAGATGCATACGTCGCTCGTTCTGGTGTCCAAAAGCATGCTTGTTGCACAATGTCGCAATACTGGTGTTCCGGCTAATAAGGTTTGCGAAGCCAATATTACTGAATTTTATAAAACAACATCAAACCACCGTTTGAACGAGAGCTTCTTCGCAAAGTTTCTGATATTAGTTGAGGGTGAGACGGAAGAACTAACACTACCCGAACTTTTAGTCGCTGAGTGTATTGACTGTGATTTGCAAGGAATATCCATCATTGCAGTGAAGGGCAAAAATCAAATTCCCAAATATTGGCGATTGTTTAGTCAGTACAAGACCCCTATCATGGTCGTATTTGATAACGATGATGATGGTACCGATGCAAATGGCCAAATGAGGGCTAAGAGAAAATCAAATCTTAATCTGCAGAGTTGCTTTGGCCTAGAACTCGATGAAATAATTGAGAATATCGATATATACAAAACAATTAGCTGCAGATCCGAGCCAAATACACCCCTACTAATTCTAGAGAATGATTTTGAAACCGCATTGCGCAAGGATTTTACCCGCACATTTCCTGGTGAAACCGCATTGCTAGATGATTGGGAGGCTCAAGCTAAGGATTTAATTAAGCCGGTTGGCAATCAGAACAAAGGTCAGATAGCACGTTTTATTGCACGTAAAATGCATGAGACACATCCTGCATATTGCCCTAGTTTCGTTCGCGAAATAGCAAGCATTGTAAAAACACAACTGTTTATGGACACTGAAACAGAGAGTGAACCGGATATTGAAGAAGTGCCATTCTAG
- a CDS encoding ribbon-helix-helix protein, CopG family — MLGKYKVITVSMPEEIYEQAEEVAKEEGRTRSELFREALRQYVDTRTWRKLQRETAERARSLGVTSDEDVERIIGELREQTS; from the coding sequence ATGTTGGGAAAATACAAAGTCATAACCGTGTCCATGCCGGAAGAGATTTACGAGCAGGCCGAGGAAGTTGCCAAAGAAGAAGGCAGAACTAGAAGTGAGCTCTTTAGAGAAGCCTTAAGACAATATGTTGACACCAGAACGTGGCGCAAGCTACAGCGGGAAACCGCGGAGCGGGCCAGAAGCTTAGGCGTTACTTCAGACGAAGACGTTGAGCGCATCATTGGGGAACTCCGCGAGCAGACCTCATGA
- a CDS encoding putative toxin-antitoxin system toxin component, PIN family, producing MRLLRPKVVLDTNVLISALALISESSDQVIELARRGEIELCTSKPILAEFKRVLMLKFRYSEAEADERLVLILKIATLVDPKVKLSEVKDDESDNRILECAFDAKAQFIVSGDKHLKNLKEFKSIKILPPSEFIRDYFSDR from the coding sequence ATGAGACTCTTAAGACCAAAAGTAGTCTTAGATACCAATGTCCTTATCTCGGCGCTGGCACTGATTAGCGAATCCTCTGATCAAGTTATCGAACTTGCCAGGAGAGGTGAGATTGAGCTTTGTACCTCTAAGCCCATCCTTGCCGAATTCAAGCGCGTTCTCATGCTGAAATTTCGCTATAGCGAAGCTGAGGCTGATGAACGGTTAGTACTTATTCTTAAAATCGCAACCCTCGTCGATCCAAAAGTTAAGCTCTCTGAGGTTAAAGATGATGAATCCGATAACCGAATCCTCGAATGTGCTTTTGACGCAAAGGCGCAGTTTATTGTTTCAGGAGATAAGCACTTAAAGAACCTGAAAGAGTTTAAAAGTATCAAAATCCTACCGCCCTCAGAATTCATCCGTGATTATTTTAGCGATAGATAA